Proteins from a genomic interval of bacterium:
- a CDS encoding PBP1A family penicillin-binding protein, translating to MTIKHTSIMTDMKRRLTAMPAKQRWKRILGVLAVLAVFLLAWLVYLGMSLPKLDTLENYNPELASKVYSADGVLIKEFFTERRFYIPISEIPEMMIKSVLATEDARFYDHWGIRPLRFVRAILFDIFTLSKQQGASTLTQQLARRLYLTPEKTMTRKIREWMTAIQIERTYTKPEILEMYLNHMSFAHGTYGVEAAAQYLFGKRAHDLTLPECALLTASLQRPAYWNPIRYPNRALKRRNTIVLYRMRDEGFITEAQYREAIASPLGVKPRTGSELEGIAPYFTEWLRQNLQKDYGWDLYKSGMNIYTTLDSRVQACAEEAVRTYLPKVQEVSNRNLRKKEILQKFLSPEQLQEDTVERWLTRKAFVDSVLNERAAVQVALVAIDPRNGHILAMIGGRDFSESKFNRAVQSRRQPGSAFKPIVYTAAVDNGYMPCYEKLNQPVVVDLPDGTRWTPHNFDESISGKTTLREALRRSLNLVTTRLVQEDVPPRQVVQYARNLGITTPLDAVDALALGSCGVIPMELISAFGVFANHGVLVQPFGILRVEDKYGNLQQKNSPQSKGVLREETAYIMADMLRTVAQAGTGAQAVSQYGFTRPAGGKTGTTNDFTDAWYITFTPQMVVGTWVGHDDPALTLGNKQTGTAAALPITVTTIKNALITLRLPEEWLSQPAGVVRLAICNETKLLASPACPEVVEELFDVRYQPTESCNIHVGGRGRDRDKRRVRY from the coding sequence ATGACGATCAAGCATACCTCCATCATGACCGACATGAAGCGCAGGCTGACGGCGATGCCCGCCAAGCAGCGCTGGAAACGGATTCTGGGCGTTCTGGCCGTCCTGGCGGTTTTTTTGCTGGCCTGGCTGGTCTACCTCGGCATGAGTCTGCCCAAGCTGGATACGTTGGAGAACTATAATCCCGAACTGGCTTCCAAGGTCTACTCGGCGGACGGCGTCCTCATCAAGGAGTTTTTCACCGAACGCCGGTTCTATATCCCGATTTCCGAGATCCCGGAGATGATGATCAAATCGGTGTTGGCCACTGAGGATGCCCGCTTTTACGACCACTGGGGCATCCGGCCGCTGCGTTTTGTCCGCGCCATCCTCTTCGATATCTTCACCCTGAGCAAGCAACAGGGGGCGAGCACGCTCACCCAGCAGCTCGCCCGGCGGCTCTACCTGACGCCGGAGAAAACGATGACGCGCAAGATCCGGGAATGGATGACCGCGATCCAGATCGAACGGACCTATACCAAGCCTGAAATTCTCGAGATGTACCTCAACCACATGTCGTTCGCGCACGGCACCTATGGCGTTGAAGCGGCGGCCCAGTATCTTTTCGGCAAGCGGGCGCACGATCTGACCCTGCCTGAATGTGCGCTGCTGACGGCCAGCCTGCAACGGCCGGCTTACTGGAATCCGATCCGCTACCCGAATCGCGCCCTCAAGCGGCGCAACACGATTGTGCTTTACCGGATGCGCGACGAGGGTTTTATCACTGAGGCTCAATACCGTGAGGCGATCGCTTCGCCTCTCGGGGTCAAGCCACGTACGGGTTCAGAGCTGGAAGGCATTGCCCCCTATTTCACCGAGTGGTTGCGTCAGAATCTGCAGAAGGACTATGGCTGGGATCTTTACAAGAGCGGGATGAACATCTACACCACCCTCGATTCCCGCGTGCAGGCTTGCGCGGAAGAGGCCGTGCGCACCTACCTGCCCAAGGTGCAGGAGGTCTCCAACCGTAATCTGCGCAAGAAGGAGATCCTGCAAAAATTCCTCTCGCCTGAGCAGCTGCAGGAGGATACGGTGGAGCGCTGGCTTACGCGCAAGGCCTTCGTCGACTCGGTGCTCAACGAGCGCGCTGCGGTGCAGGTCGCGCTCGTGGCGATCGACCCCCGCAATGGCCATATTCTCGCCATGATCGGCGGCCGGGATTTTAGCGAGAGCAAGTTCAACCGCGCGGTCCAGTCCCGGCGCCAGCCGGGATCGGCCTTCAAGCCGATTGTCTATACGGCCGCTGTGGACAATGGCTACATGCCCTGTTACGAAAAACTCAATCAGCCGGTCGTGGTCGATTTGCCCGACGGCACCCGCTGGACCCCGCATAATTTCGATGAATCGATCAGCGGCAAGACTACCCTGCGCGAGGCCTTGCGTCGTTCGCTCAATCTGGTCACGACCCGGCTGGTTCAGGAAGACGTGCCGCCGCGCCAGGTCGTTCAATATGCCCGCAATCTCGGCATCACCACGCCGCTGGACGCCGTCGACGCGCTGGCGCTCGGTTCGTGCGGGGTCATCCCGATGGAACTCATCTCAGCCTTCGGGGTGTTCGCCAACCACGGTGTGCTGGTCCAGCCTTTCGGGATCCTGCGGGTCGAGGACAAGTACGGCAATCTCCAGCAAAAGAACAGTCCGCAGAGCAAAGGGGTCTTGCGCGAGGAGACCGCCTATATTATGGCCGACATGCTGCGGACGGTCGCCCAAGCCGGCACCGGCGCCCAAGCGGTCTCCCAGTACGGATTCACCCGGCCCGCCGGAGGCAAGACCGGCACCACCAACGATTTCACCGATGCCTGGTACATCACCTTCACCCCGCAGATGGTGGTCGGCACCTGGGTGGGCCATGATGATCCCGCCCTGACGCTCGGTAACAAGCAGACCGGCACCGCTGCCGCGCTACCCATCACCGTCACGACCATCAAGAATGCCCTCATCACTCTGCGGCTGCCGGAGGAATGGCTGAGCCAGCCAGCCGGCGTGGTCCGGCTGGCCATCTGCAACGAAACCAAGCTGCTGGCCAGTCCTGCTTGCCCGGAGGTGGTCGAGGAGCTGTTCGACGTCCGATATCAGCCCACGGAATCGTGCAATATCCATGTCGGCGGGCGGGGGCGCGACCGCGACAAACGCCGTGTCCGCTATTGA
- a CDS encoding rod shape-determining protein: protein MSFGLGSFFSNDLAIDLGTANTLVYVRGKDVVLDEPSVVAIRKSTQEIVAFGNQAREMVGRTPGEIITIRPLKDGVIADFELAEQMIRHFIRKAMPTRIPRPRIAICVPTGITEVEKRAVRDSAEHAGAREVYLIEEPMAGAIGLGLPIDQPVGNMIIDIGGGTCEIAVIAMFGIVNSVSIRIGGDEMNEAIIQYFKKSFNLLIGEITAEEIKIELGSASPFDGKGTMTVKGRDLVAGIPKTVTISTKQVQEALADTVDQLVDSVKMCLEQTPPELSADILDRGILMSGGGSMLKGLDERLRRETNLPVILAEEPLRAVVRGTGKVLEDIPRYRKVLTHIKRY from the coding sequence ATGAGTTTCGGTTTAGGTTCCTTCTTCTCCAATGACCTGGCAATTGACCTGGGCACTGCCAATACCCTCGTCTATGTCCGCGGCAAGGATGTAGTCCTTGATGAGCCGTCGGTCGTTGCTATCCGCAAGAGCACCCAGGAGATCGTCGCCTTCGGCAACCAGGCGCGCGAGATGGTCGGCCGGACCCCCGGCGAGATCATCACCATCCGTCCCCTCAAGGACGGGGTCATCGCCGATTTTGAGCTGGCCGAGCAGATGATCCGTCATTTTATCCGCAAGGCGATGCCGACCCGTATCCCGCGGCCGCGCATCGCGATCTGCGTTCCCACCGGCATCACCGAGGTCGAGAAGCGCGCTGTGCGCGATTCGGCCGAGCACGCCGGAGCGCGCGAGGTTTACCTCATCGAGGAGCCCATGGCCGGAGCCATCGGTCTGGGGCTGCCGATCGACCAGCCGGTCGGCAATATGATCATCGACATCGGCGGCGGCACCTGCGAGATCGCGGTGATCGCCATGTTCGGCATCGTCAATTCGGTTTCGATCCGCATCGGCGGTGATGAGATGAACGAGGCCATCATCCAGTATTTCAAGAAATCCTTCAACCTCCTCATCGGCGAGATCACCGCCGAAGAGATCAAGATCGAACTCGGCTCCGCCTCCCCATTCGATGGCAAGGGCACGATGACGGTTAAAGGACGCGATCTTGTCGCCGGCATCCCCAAGACGGTAACCATCAGCACCAAGCAGGTTCAGGAGGCGCTCGCCGACACCGTCGATCAGCTCGTCGATTCGGTCAAGATGTGTCTCGAGCAAACCCCGCCGGAGCTCTCCGCCGACATCCTGGATCGCGGCATCCTGATGAGCGGCGGCGGTTCGATGCTCAAGGGACTCGATGAGCGGCTGCGCCGCGAGACCAACCTCCCCGTCATTCTCGCTGAAGAACCCCTGCGCGCCGTCGTGCGCGGCACGGGCAAGGTTCTCGAGGACATTCCCCGCTACAGAAAAGTATTGACCCATATCAAACGCTATTAG